AAAAGTGGACATAAAGAATATTCTTTTGGATATTCTttatgttgtactttttagggATTTGGGGGAATATCCCTTATATATAGGAAGGGATAGAGAACAAAAAGGGGATCTGCTCTTTTGAACTAGAACATATTGTAAAGGTTGATAGAAGAATATACGAAGAAGTTGTCTTATTCATTGATTTATTCAAGAACACGTTGTTCAATCTTTATCCGTAAATCCCAAGATTTCATAGCCATCTTGACTTCTCACTTTCCCATGTTGCAGTTAGAGGAAAGGAACatcccaatcatataataatTGGGTGGTAGATCCTTTCCCATTATATTTCttgtcattatttatatttatgctaTCATATTTATTGTCAATCATGGTGTATTGAATTCGCTATTTAATGTTCTTGAGCTCTACTCGTTACATAAGTACTCTATTTTATTCGGTCTAGAATTTATTAAGTTCAACTAAGATTCACCCTTTAACTCATCATTAATTGGTTTAgcatttatttgctcaaacaatttggcgccatctgtgggaagttttaattgaaattttagttCCTTCTAGATAAAAAAAACAACCATCTCTTCTTCGTTTGCACAAACTAACGATGGCAGGAAAAGCAGATGCAAGACTGAAAGCAATAGTAGGCGTCAATACCAACCTTTTTGAACACCATCAACGAATATGGCAGGGAAGATAACGAGAATGTGACACCAAGGCTACGCCCAGGCAGAGTGATTCACCTCCCCCTCATGAAAGCGTAACAGTTTCACGCGAAAGGGGAGCCTCCATGTCTACAGCTGAGGAAGTAGCATTAGCAGTAAAAAAATTACTGGAAGAGTGGCTGACAAGCACTCTAAACAACATGCTCGACAAGCCCGCTCAAAGGGAGAATAGAAACACTGAGCAAGTAGATATCACAACGATCACTGGCGAGCAGCCCGCCCCTCAAACAGGTAAAACTTACACCAATGTTGATACAGGTAATAATGCACTTGCAACCattctaaagaaaatggaagaaatggaaaatgaaaataaaGCACTCCGCGACCAGATGAAGGAGCATCAAGAAAGAGTCGATAAGATACCGGGTGCCCCAAAGCTGTTACCAAAACGAGACATTGGCTGGTTCATCGAATAGCTGTAGAGCGAGGTAGCGACTCCACATGCCATTCCTAAGATCTTCAAAATGCCACCGTACTTGAAGATATACGATGGTAATATAGACCCCGAAGATCACATCATCCATTACGTCATAgcggtgaagggcaacgacctttCGAAGGAGCAAGTACCATTAGTGTTACTGAAAAGGTTCGGTGAAACCCTAACGGGAGGAGCCTTAACCTGGTATTCATAACTACCGACATGGTTAATAACGACGTTTTAGGAAATGTCCGACAAGTTCGTCACCGCCCATGCCGGGGCTAAAAAGGCGGAGGATAGGGTGAATGATATATTTACCGTTAGGCAATCGCCCGGCGAGGGACTCAGGGATTTCCTCGCCCGATTTAATAGGGTGAGAATGAGCCTACCAAATGTGTTAGAAGGGATGGCAGTAGCAGCCTTCCAGAACGGATTGAACAGGAACTGGTCGAGAGTAACCAGAAATTTATTAAgcaggctcatgaaataccctcccaccACTTAGCAATAAATCCACAATGCCTATTACGCCGAGGTGAGAGCTAATGAGGATGACCTTAATGGTGTGTCCCAATGATTGAAATCAGTTCAAACGGAGTCGAGAAAAGAGCATTGTAACGACGGTCGACGAGATCAGTCAGGTCCCCGTCTCAACCGAGAAAGACATCATCCCTATGTTAGAACTGTCGTCCTACTGTCTCCCTGACATGCGGAAGGAACATCTAGGCCACATACAGGGACTCAgcgaaatgaaagaggtatgcctccactcttatctgctcacaatttttgtgtttccccttcagaaatagtgtacgcacttGAGAAGCATGGAACAAAGGTGAAGTGGCCGCAAAATATAAAGTCCGACCCAAGCACTCGAAAGTCAAACGTCTTCTGCAAATTTCACTAGGAGCGGGGTCACAAAATCGAGGATTGCATAGCTCTTCGGCAAGAGGTAGTAAACATGTTGAACCAAGGGCACCTGGGAGAATTGATGAGCAATTGTGGACGAGCAAACTTCGGCCGCGGATGTGAACAACATCAGGGCCCTCCAAAGCCTCCCTCCCCTACCCGTACCATCCAAATGATCATCAGCGGAGGTGATGAAGCGGCAATCAACTGTGTGAAGTTCACCACTACACAGAAACTGAAACGGTCGATCACTCGCGAATGGTACGATGACCTCAGAGAAAGTATCATCTTTGATAAGTCAAATACTGAAGGTTTGACTTTTCCTCATTTCGATGCTCTTGTTATTACTTTACGTATTTTAGATACTGATGtgaaaagaataatggtagatgaTGGAAGCGGCGCGTGTATTATCCACCCTCGAGTCCTCACACAAATGAGACTCGAAGACAAGATAGTACCAtgttgcataacactaacaggttttaacaatgcagttgaacGAACCTCTGGGGAGATAACGCTACTCGTTCTAGCCGGGGGCATCACCTTAGAAACAATGTTCCATGTCATGAACCAAGACATGgcttacaacgccatcatagggcggCCATAGATACATGCCATGAGGGCCATCCCGTCAAGCCTATATCAAGTAATCAAATTCCCTACTCtatgggggatattcagcatctGAGGTGAACAACTcaccgcccaagaatgctaccgtaTATCCTAGGATTGCACATACACTCAACAGCTAAAGGGAATAGACTTAGAAGCACATCAATTACCAAAGTCGGGGACCGGAATCGACATGTAAACAGACATCATCAGGGACCCCAACATCATGGAAGTCGCTAGGTCAACAGTAGAAGACCTCGACCCTGTCCAACTGGACATCAGCGATAGCAACGAAAAGGCTTACATCGGACATAAACTCTCGGAACCAGGTAAATTTCATAAGTTTCTAATTGACAATGCTAACTTGTTTGCCTTCTCCCATGCAGATATGTCGAGTATCCCAAAAGACGTTACCACACACAAGTTGAACGTCGCCCCACTCTACCTACCAGTATGgcaaataagaagaaaattcaatgCTGCAATCAACGAGGTCGTCAGTGATGAAGTGGATAAGCTACTCGCCAACGGTTCCATCCGAGAATCAAAATAGCCCCAATGGGTCGCAAATATGGTCATGGAAAAAAAAATGGGAAATGGCGGATGTGTATGGATTTCACAgacctaaacaaggcatgcccaaaagactcatttcCTTTGTCTCACATCGACCAGCTTATCGACACAACAGCGGGACACGAATTGTTAAGCTTCTTCGACGCCTACTCGggttacaaccaaatcctcatggaggaggagGACCAAGAGAAAACTACTTTCATCATCCATTAGGGAACATACTgttacagagtcatgccattCAGGTTGAAGAACACAGGGGCGACAtaccaaaggttggtcaccaagatgttcaaggACCAACTTGGCAAAACAATAGAAGTTTACATCGATGATATATTGTTCAaatcaaaaaggaaagaagaccACATCGACCAGTTGAAAGAGGCCTTTGGTATATTAAGGCAATATGGCATGAAATTGAACCCCAAAAAATGTGTCTTCGGTGTAACTCGAGCAAATTTCTCGGTTTCTTGGTATCACAAAGAGGCATCGAAGTCAATCCAGATCAAATCAAAGCCATTGAAGGGATACCTGAAGTGTTAACCAGCAAGAAACAAGTGCAAAAACTAACTGGCCGTATAGCTGCCTTGTCGAGATTTGTCTCACGGTCATCCAACAaatgccacaaattcttcaacgTGTTGTAAAAAGACAACAGGCTCCAGTGGAATTCAGATTGCATCGATGCCTTAAAGGAACTAAAGACACACTTGTCTTCGCCCCCACTGCTCGCCAAAGCAGAACCTGGTGAATGCCTCCTAATATACTTGGCGATCTCAGAAGTCGCGGCAAGCGTAGtattggtctgcgaaaacaaaGATATGCAATCTCTAatttattatattagcaaaaCCCTGGTCGACGCCGAAACGAGGGACACCCACCTCGAAAAATTGGCCTTAGCATTGGTTATAGCTTCAAGAAAGCTTAGACCCTATGTTCAGTGTCATCCCATATCGGTGGTAATGACCTTCCCCCTGCAGAGCATCCTACATAAACCCGAATAGTCGAGAAGACTGGCCAAGTGATccatagaattaagcgagcacgatataacatatTAGCCATGAACAGCAATAAAATTACAGGTACTCGCCGACTTCGTCGCCGATTTTAGTGTCAAAATAATGCCCGAGGTCAAGCAGGAAGCCTCTCGTACCCCTACCGGGTTACCCACCTATAGGTCTTATACACCGATGGCGCATCCAACGCGTTAGGATCTGGAGTGGGACTAGTACTCGAGGTCCCAATAGGCAAAGTTTTTCGCCAATCCATATGGTGCCCCGATATGACTAACAATAAtgccgagtatgaggccgtaattgcaAAATTAAAGCTAGCTCTTAAATACGGAGCATGACGAGTTGTCCTCAGATATGACTCACAACTCGTTGTCAACCAAGTCTcaaggactttccaaatcaaagggCAGAGGTTACAAAAGTACCAGGCAGAAATTCGTAAATTACTGCCAGAATTCAATGAATGTCGACTTGACCAAATACCTCGAGCACAAAACATCGAGGCAGATGGCCTCACCAATTTAGCAGCAGCTAACAAAAACATCACCAAAGAAAATGTGGTCACCCTCCTCTACTTGTCAATAGACCAAATTGAGGTACACTCTATAAATTTGACTTGGGACTGGCACAACCGCATCATAACATACTTGCAGGAAGGAGTACTCCTACAAGATAAAAaggaagccaaaaagcttcgaatgCAAGCGGCCAGATACAACATCATAAATCACGACATGTACAAGAGAACGTTTGGGGGGCCCTGGCAAAATGCTTAGGGCCGAATCAAACAAAGCGCGTGATTGAAGAAGTACACGAAGGCCACTATGGTGCCCATATAGGCAACCGAGCCCTTGTCAGATACCTCATTCGGGCAAGTTATTATTGGCCCACTATGAAGAAGGAAGTCGCCGATTACGTCAAAAGGTGCGAACAGTGCCAAAAGTACGCAcctatgatacatcaagcagGTGAACAACTCCACTCTATCACTTCGCCATGGCAGTTCATCAAATGGGGAACggacatcgtcggacccctcCCAGCAGGGCGAGGTAAGATACGTATTCTTTTGGTTTTAATAGACTACTTTTCCAAATGAGTGGAATCAGGTGCGTTCACCCAAATACACGAATAGGAAGTCATCACATTCATATGGAGGAACATCATATGCCATTTCGGCATCCCTAAAGAAATCAGTTGTGACAGTGGGCACCAATTCACCGGGGAAAAACACAATCGAGTTCTTCGAAATATGGCACATCAAGAAAATATTCTCAACTTCATATCATCCCGCCGGTAGTGAtcaagccgaatcctccaacAAAATAATATTAAACATCTTAAAGAAAAAGCTTGAGGATGCCAAAGGGTTATGGCCAGAATTGCTACCAGAGGTACTATAGGCCTACAGCACCATGCCAAAAATGAGCACAGGCGAAACAtcatattcactagtctacggGATTGATGCCATGATACCTGTCCAGGTCGAGGAGCCTAGCCTGAGATACTCCACTGAAAGCAGACAAAGCAATAACGATAGCAGGAAACAAGACTTCGACGATGCAGAAGAACGAAGAGACATGGCTTacgtaagaatggtagcccaaaaacaacaagcagaaagGTGCTACAACAAAAAAAGCCAAAATACGACCACTCAAAGTCGGAGACTATGttctcaaggccaaaacacaagcgAGCGAAGACCCAAAAGAAGGCAAACTGGGAACCAATTGGGACGAgccatacaaaatcacggcaGTAGCAAGCAAAAGAGCATTCcagctagaaacaatggaaggaaaactactaaaaacaattggaatgtcgcccacctcaaatacttcaacttctgaaaaAGGACGTCCCTCAAGTCGTACTATTTTTCCCTCACCCGGGtattgtcccaattgggttttctcgaggaggtttttaatgaggcgacaaAAGGGACGTCTCGAAGTTCAAGTATGATTCATCACCCCGCCTGCCGACTACTTCCCTAGGTTGaacgatgaagggactagatacatGGAAACTTCTCCAATATATGTATGAAATGGACATGTATAGCATTCTCCAGTGAATGAAATAAAGCAACATTTTGTGCTCTCCACCAAGATATTCTCCAATAAATGAAATAAAGCAATAATTTTACTCTCCATCAAGTTTCTTTTTAGCATCCcacattcaacctcgctcgaattacataacattcgacctcgctcgaattacttaacattcaacctcgctcgaattacttaacattcgacctcgctcgaattacttaacAATTTGACCTCGTTCGATTTACTTAACACTTGACCTTGCTCGAGTTACTTTAAGATCTagcaaacaaaaatgacaattcgGAGATACATA
This sequence is a window from Nicotiana sylvestris chromosome 3, ASM39365v2, whole genome shotgun sequence. Protein-coding genes within it:
- the LOC138887855 gene encoding uncharacterized protein, which codes for MLNQGHLGELMSNCGRANFGRGCEQHQGPPKPPSPTRTIQMIISGGDEAAINCVKFTTTQKLKRSITREWYDDLRESIIFDKSNTEGLTFPHFDALVITLRILDTDVKRIMVDDGSGACIIHPRVLTQMRLEDKIVPCCITLTGFNNAVERTSGEITLLVLAGGITLETMFHVMNQDMAYNAIIGRP